The following DNA comes from Peribacillus sp. FSL E2-0218.
CAGCTCATACCGGATCATGATGTGTAAAGGATATGTAAGTTCATCTGCCTCAATGCGGATCAAAGATGGCTTTGATTCGTTAATGCCACGGTAGAAGTCATCCAGCGTCACATCATCGAATTGCCCGGGAGCAAATTCTTTTAGAAGGGAATATTTATTCTTCCAGAAGCTATAGTTCCGCCCAATGAAATTCTCGAAAAACAGTGATTGCGATTCATGGATCCCCATTGATGTCCCTTCATCAAGCAGCGTTCCGGTTAACTCCTCCGCGATATTCTGCTCATAAATGGCATGTCCGCATTCATGGATCGTACCAAAGATGGCACCCCTGAAATCATTCTCATCGTAGCGGGTCGTCACCCGGACATCCCCCCGATTAATTCCAGTCGCAAAAGGATGGACGGTTTCATCCAGCCTGCCAGCCTTGAAATCATACCCCAGCTGTTCTAAAACGGCAAGGTTCAATTGATGCTGTTTATCCTTTGGGAACTTTTTATAAAGGAATGCCGTTTCCGGTTGATGTTCACTTGCAGCGATTTGCTTTACAAGAGGCACGATACTCGCACGGAGTTCACTGAATACCTTGTCAAGTATGTCTACGGTCATCCCTGGTTCATACATATCCAATAGGGTGTTGTATTTCTGTCCCTCATAGCCCCAATACTCTACGAACTTACGCGTATACGCAACAATTTGCTCTAGGTAAGGTTGAAATAACGAAAAATCCGCTTTTTCCCTTGCCTCTTCCCAAGCACTTTCAGAGCGGGATTGCAGAATTACGAATTCCTTGAATTCATCTGCAGGGATCTTCTTGTTTCTTACGAACTCTTTTTTACATTCTTGTACCATTTTATTGGTCGTAGGGCTCAGGCTCGCTTCCCCCATTGCAAGTTCTGTAATGAACGACTCCATCTCGTTACTTGTGCTCATATTAAAAACCTCTGAGGATAAAACCCCAACAACTTCTGATCGCTGCTCTACTCCTTTTTTCGGTGCACCTGTGCGCAAATCCCAAAAAATCAGCGCCAGTGCCTCCTTATAGGCGGCAATTTTCTTGATATACTCTTTAAATTCCTTTTCTATCAGTTCGATACCCTTTTTATTCATTTTCACTGCTCCTTCCACCTACACTTTACCATATTATACTAAAATCATTCACCTCAGAACTATCGGCAAAAAAAAAGAGCCAAGGGAGCAAGCCCCCTTAGGCTCTAGACTGAAGTGCGTTTACAATGTAACAGGAAGAACGGAGACGATCTTATCTTTCACCTGTTCCGAAAGATTCTTTTCCGTCAAAATCTGAACGGTTCCAGAGTCATCGCTCGTCCTGATCAAGCGACCTATCCCTTGACGCAGGCGAAGGAGCATATATGGAAGATCCACTTCCTCGAATGCATCGGCAACCGAATTCCGTTTGGCTTCAAACACTGGATCACGCGGCGGGAATGGCAAGGAGTGTATCACGACATTTTGCAGTGATGGCCCCGGAACATCCAGACCTTCCCATAAATGATAGGAGAACAGGGATGATTGCTCATCTTCTTGAAACTTCTTAACAAGATCACTGATTTCCGCTTCCCCTTCAAAATAAAAAGGATAAGCGGATTCAGGACAATGATCCTTGAACCAATGCAATTCTTCTTTTGAATGGAATAACACCAGCGTCCGTCCTTCATTTTCCTCAATCGTTTTCAATGTATACTGAAGCTTTGCCATTTGGTCTCCATTTTCAAAGACAGGCATGTTCATTTTCATAACTTCATCATAGTCGAATGGAGATTCCACAGAGAAGCTGTCATACTTTTCTATCCCTAAGCTATCAGCAATGTATTGGAAAGATTTATTATCCGATAATGTCGCCGATGAGAAAATGTACGGGATCTTTTTAGAAAATACTTGTTCAGCCAGGATGTCCTGTACCAGCCTTGGCATAATGACCAATGTTTTCGTCATTTCATTTTCTTCAAACCAGGAAACGGCCTGCTCATCCTTCACGAATAGTGAAAGCGAGTAGCCCAGCTGTTCTAAATATTCTTCCGTAACCTTTAGGTCATAATCATTGATCGTGTACATTTCCGCTTCAAAAACGAGGCTCTCCTCCAACTCTTCAACCTTTTTATGAAGCTTTTGGGCGAAGCTCGTTATTTGTTTGGACATCGGGATTTCATAGCGATTCGAACCGCTGACATGAATCGCTTTTTCATCGAGCAAATCAAAAAACTCTTCATTGATGTCAATTAAGTCTTCAATGATGTATAGCGTTTCTTCACGAACCTGATTGCCTGTAAGCAATTCCAAAACAGAAGCGAGTGTTTGTTCGCCGACTTTGTACGTTAACGCCTTTTGAGCAGCAAATTCCAATAGATGGCCTTCATCAAAGACGACGCAGCTATGCTCTGGAAGTAAAGGTAATTGCCCTTCGCGCTTCCGTTTCTCTTTAGTCCATACATGCTCCATGAAAAAGTCATGGGAACAAATGATCAAATCACTTGATTTTCGATAATGATCCCGTGATAGGGTTTGTCCGCAGCGATGGCGTTTATCACAAGTAAAACAGTTTTGAAGCTGATCCCAGCCGACTTTGGACCAATCTTCATCATTCAAATAGGGATATTGTTTACGGTCCCCGTATGCTGTATAGGCATTCATGGATGAATTATCATGGACAAACTTCGGAAGTTCATCATAAAGCTGATCGATGCCTTCAGAATCTTCATGGTTGACCGCATGCTCCAATTTCTTAAGACAAACATATTGATCGTGGTATTTGGCAAGACGGACATCCACTTCAATACCTAACGCATTCTTGATTTTTTCAATGTCGCCTTCTTCTTTCACAAGCTGTTCAATCAATGTTTCATCTGCACACGAAATGATTGCCGGCTTGTTCGTATATCTTGCATAACAAATCGCATATAGTAAATAGACCAAGGTCTTACCGGTCCCTACACCAGCTTCAGCAAAACTTACATTCTTTTCTTTAAAGGCTTTTTCCAACTGAAATGCCATGAAGATTTGTTCATCACGCAGCTCAAATCCTTTTTCGGGAAGAATATCGTAAAAAACATCACCGATCCATTCTGAAAGCTTATCGTAAAAAGAATCTTCCTTTGTTACCGAAAAAGGCAGTGTTTTAAGCATCCTGGTCTCCCCTTTTATCTATCATAAAGTAAGTCAAATCCGCACCGTAATAATCTTAAGCAAAAGTATATTATCCTTCATTACACTTTAATAGTCAAGGTATTTGCCATATACCAGGAATGAAATGTTCAGCGCATGCTGTTCATAATTGGTCCAAGGAAAATAAAAGACAGGCTCTAAAAAGAGCCTGTCTGTAAATAATATAGGGTTGAATTAAGCTTTGTTTACGTTTGATGCTTGTGGTCCACGTTGACCTTGTTCTACATCAAATGTAACATCTTGGCCTTCTTCAAGTGTTTTGAAACCTTCGCCTTGGATAGCTGAGAAATGTACGAATACATCGTCTCCACCTTCACGTTCGATGAAGCCAAAACCTTTTTCTGCGTTAAACCATTTTACTTTACCTTGTTCCATTTTTGTTGCCTCCTAGTGTGTTTTCCACACATTATATTACTATCCTTGCTCATTGCACATTAAGGTATTCCTTAAATCTGAACAAAAATAATTCATTATTAGAATAACAGAAAAGGAAATGATAAGCAAGACTGGAACCTATTATGAATAAAACGTCCTGACTATTCAAAATGTTCCATTATATTGGACCTATTCCTCGACTCGAGGCTGTCTCGGCGGGCGTTTTCCCCAATATTGATAAAGATCGGCACGAATGAAGCCGTTGAACAACTTCCTTTTTTTAGTTGCTGGCTTACCGTAATGCTGTTCGAAGTCAGGGTTGGAGGTGATCATGTATACGGACCAGGTATCAAGCTTCTTGAACGCCTGTCCCATTTCCCGATACATTTGTTCGACCGCTTTTTTCTCCCCAAGCCGTTCACCATACGGAGGGTTACCGACAATGACACCATACTCTTTCCTCGTTGATATATCCCTCACTTGCATTTGCTTGAATTCAACCAAATCCCCCAGGCCAGCTTCAAAACTATTGGCCTTGGCTATATCAACCATTCGATGGTCAATATCACAGCCGGTTATATCCAAATGCTGATCATAATCGGCCAAGTCCTCCGCTTCATTCCTCGCTTCATCCCAGACCTTACCGTCCATCCACGACCACGTTTCCGCAACAAATTCGCGATTGAAGCCAGGAGCTATATTCTGCCCGATCAAGGCTGCCTCGATCGGAATCGTCCCGGATCCGCAGAATGGATCGATGAAAGGTTTTTCCGGTTTCCAATTGGTCAGCATGATCAAGGCTGCTGCCAAGGTTTCTTTAAGGGGCGCTTCCCCCTGCCCGGTCCGATAGCCACGTTTGTGCAAGCCTGCACCTGAGGTGTCCATCGTAAGCGTCACTACATCCTTCAAGATGGATACTTCTATTTTAAACAAAGGGCCAGTCTCGGCAAACCAGGATACTTGCTTATATTTGCTTTTCAATCTGTCAACGATGGCCTTTTTGACGATAGCCTGGCAATCAGGCACGCTGTAAAGCTGTGATTTAACGGATTTACCGCTAACAGGGAACTCGACATCGGCCGACAAATAATCTTCCCAATTCAAGGCCTTCGTTTTTTCAAACAATTCATCAAAAGAATATGCTTTGAATTCTCCGACTTTAATTTTGACTCTATCTGCACTCCGAAGCCATAAATTGGAGCGGGCAATCGCAGATTGATCACCTTTGTACATGATCTTTCCATTTTCGACCTGACAATCGTAACCTAAATCCCTAACTTCCTTGGCAACAATGGATTCCAATCCCATTGCTGACGTCGCGATAATATCGAATTGTTTCATTAGTATTGCACCTTCTTCCCATTAATCCAAATCATGACCGCCCTGCTCTGCCTTCTTTTGGCAGTATCTGACAGGACGTCGATTTTAATCAAAAATTCCCGTTCCTTTTAATCCGCTTAGCGTTCGTCGGAGATTGCCTTTTTTAAAAAGCTTACCCATATGCAGTCATCCAACGCTTGAAGCTTACACACATTCTATGTATCGACTGGCCATGACCGCAATCGTTTTTTGGTGAAATTCCGATACTCATGCAGCTGCTATTCACACCCATCCTTATACTCGATTGACGGATCCTTATATATAGAGGATACCCAGAATCATGGAATAGCGTAACTATCTCAGATTTTTTTTAAGCATACAGGCAGAGGATGAAACCAATCCATCGTCTTTCTGCTTCTACATGGATGATGGTAGAACTTCGTGATTCGTGATTTCCGTCAAGTACTTAGTTTAACACAGAGGAGTTTTGGATATCGATAAATAATTTATTAAAGGGGTGCTTCACAAACAAAAACTCTCCTTTTAAAAGGAGAGTTGTGCTTTTGATATAATATGATAACGTTCTGTAAGCCATGTTTTGTTCCTCAGTACTGCAAGCGACTCGCGTCTCGTACTTCGGCGGTAATCATCTATCTACAGAAGCATGGCTCCTGTCCTTCTCCTCGTTCAATTCCAAGGAAGAAAGCGCCCCTACCATTAATTTGGGTTTCTCGCTCGTGGGGTTTACCTCGTTCCACCCTTTACATTTCTGTAAAGGCTCCGTCACTGTGGCACTTTTATAGGTAGTCATGCCATATCCAAGAGGACTTAGGCATTTTCCCAGCCGTCAACAGTCCAAGACTGCTGCCCAAGCTTATTTTTTCGCCAGGCACGAACACTACGGACATCGCAGTCCGTGCGAGCATGGACTTTCCTCTACTGCAAAGAATGCAGCAGCAATTACCCAAACGTTAACATAACATCATTGATTATACTCCATTACTTATCAAAACACAACACCAAAATCATTTTCCTTTTTGTAGAAGGAATTAATCAAAAAGCTTGTTTCCAAAAACGTGTTTTTCCAGATTGGATAACCGTTTCAGGATGTCAAAGTTAGTGGTTCCCGGAGTTGCACTGGGAGCAGGCTGGTTCGGACGTTTTGTACTTTCTTCGGCATGTTTTTTCAATTTGAGATTTTCTTGTTTAAGATCCTCGATTTCCTGATGGAACACTTCATAATCTTTAATGATCAGATCCAGGAATTGATCGACATCTTCAGGTTTATAACCGCGCATGGCTGTTTTAAAATCCTTCTCAAGAATATCTTTAGCCGTTAATTTTATCTTATCGGATAGCATAAGACTCACCTCAATACTTTCGCCAATACAATCGACTTTTTATTATTTTTTCAAATCTGACTGGGTTTGTCAACGAAACACACTAACAAATGCATGCTGTTTGCGTGCGCGCTATGTACTCCCATGAATCTCTATCTAAATTTCATCATAATATGAATGGCTTTCAGAAACAACTTTTAATCCATAATTATTTTCACACCGTCATTCTCCGGTCCAGTTGCCCTCTTCCGCCGCCATTTGCAGGTCATCAAAGTTCACCTGATAGATGGGGTATGGTTGATTTTCCGCTTTTTTCAGCGCCTCATAGTATGGGTATTTGGCTGAACCATCTTTTTCGGCTTCAAAAATGATGAGCATCGCATCACTTTTATGGATCATATATTTATTTTTGATTTTCAATTGTTGAGGCCCTTCATATGGTTTATTGAAAATCGATTCCACAAAATCGGCACGGGCCAATATCGACCGATAATACTCTTGATTGGTCTCGTTCCATGATTCCTCCTGTTTCAGGAAGGGAGTGAGAACGCCTAATTTAAGCTGATCATAATGCTTCCGCATGTCAAATACCACTTCAGCTCCCCAAAGCTCGGTTCCTAACTGTCCGGATATGATTACCCATTCCAGTCCATCTTCCACCAACGGTAAAAGACGCTGTTCAATCGCTTTCTTAATATATTTCACGGCCTCGTGGTCATTTTTGAATATTCCGAATTCAAACGCCTTGTAGCCAGTTAAATATAAAACCTTCATTGCTTGGCCAATCTCCCTTTTTAGTGATTATGTATGAAAATAAGGGCTTAATAGCCCTTATTAATCAGTATCCGTAATGCCTAGGTGGACAACACGGATTGTGCGGCTTTCCACAAATCAAGTTCTGGTTATAGCACTCATTCACCACGGATTGTGTATGCGGGAAGTAATGCTTATACGTGTTCACATGTTTGTTGACCGTAGTAGTATGTGATGGATGAACGACAGGAATCACTGTGTTCGATACATTCGTATTGACATATTGCTTGGTTGGGTTGACTTGGGCCGGAGCCATTTGAGATGGAAGTGTTTGTGTTGGGCCATATTGCATCGGTTGAGAATAAGCACCCATTACGTTGGAGTTATTATTGTTTGAAACGCCCATGACGTTGTTATTGTTCGATACGCCCATGACGTTGTTGTTGTTCGATACGCCCATGACGTTGTTGTTGTTCGATACACCCATTACATTGGCGTTATTGTTGTTGTATGCGCCCATTACATTGGCGTTATTGTTGTTATATGCGCCCATTACATTGGAGTTATTTCCTCCACAATTACGAAAATTCATCTAAAATACGTCCCCTTTCGTCTGATAAGTTTAGTCTTACCATTACAGACTATGAAAAAAAGGGGAGACGTGTACTGATGAAATGACCTATTTATGGGGAATAGGCAAAAAACTCTTTGTGACAAACACCACGTACACATCTTAAACTATGGTTAACCCTTAATCATTTCCATTAAGGTGATGCTTTTTCTTCTTATAAAAAGGAATAGAAACTGCCTTTTAGTGATGTAAACAAAACAATCGTTAAACAAAGGACAACAAAAAATAGGAATAAAGTCGTTTTATGCATTTCTCCGCTCCGCTTTCAAATTTAAATGATGCAGGGAGTGAAATCAATGTCTCGGCACTTCCACCCTCAGCTCTTCCCATTTTACACATAATAGTTGAAGGCTACAATATTTGTATTCTTTTTTTACTCATTAATTGGCACTGCGGATTTTCTTGCACCATCGGCAAGATCCTTGGATTTTTCTTTCTGTTCCAGGCGGCGGATCCTTTTTTCCAGCTCGATTTGTTTTTTTTCGGCAGCGAGGCCCTGCCCTTTCGCCATCATCTCTTGTTGTGCAGCTACAGCGCATTCAAGTGCGGCAGGTATATCCTTGAATTGATGCTCGAAAAGTTTTGCACATTCTATTCTTGCCGCTACCCTTAATTGGACATTGCCCTTCAAGGCAACCTCTTTCCAAATGTCCAGCGCTTCATTGTATTGTTTCTGCTTCTTTTTCTGAAAGGCTAGGGCGTGGCCAGCCATAATCCGTTCTTCTTCATTTCCTGCGACCAAGATTTTTTCATAGGCGTCCGCCGATTCTTGTTTCTTTCCTAGATAATCGAGCCAGCGTGCAATTTCCATGGACTCTTCCGTATATCCATCCATTTGGAGAATTTTCCGGGACAAATGGATATACAAAGTGATCAATGATAGCACATCCATTTCATTGTGCTTCATGATTCCGAATAAGATCTCGGGGTCTTTCCTCTCGACAAAATCAAAATAAATCATCGGGGCCAAGTATCCAGGAATATCATCCAGCCGATGCACACCTAGAATATCCGTTTCCACTGCAGATAGCTTCACGCGTTCCAATTTATTTTTCCATAGCCTTCTGGAAGCATGGTATAAATCGAAATGCCCGAATTCCGGGAGTTTCGGAACATGTTCCTTTATCAAGGTATGCCTCGTTTTTAACTGAGGCCAGTCAAATGACTTCCCATTATAAGTAACGAGCGTTTCATAATTAATGCTCTCAAGGAAGCTTTGATAAAGCGGTATTTCACTGCCTGGCTCCCGCAGGATATGTTGCTTCACGACTACCTCTTCCCCTTCAATGTAGGCATAACCGAGTAGAAAAATCGTATTGCCGGCACCGCCGCCGAGTCCGGTCGTTTCGGTATCGAAGAAGAAGAGCTCTTCACTTTTTCTTCCCTTGGTGGAAAGCGGATGCGAAAGCGGCGCTTGGTTCCATTCCCTCACGATCTTATTCAGTTCGGAAAAGGCATATATTCCATGTTTATGATCCAAAGGATAGCGGACCTCCCTAATGAAGCAATAGTCCCCATCGAAATGATAGGAAGCGGTATCGTTCTCCAACCATTTTTCAAGATAAGGAATGTCCTTGACGGCCTCGGCATTTTCAGCAATAGGGGGAGCATGCTTAACCGGCTCTATATTCATATGCTTTTTCATCCGGTTCAATTTATTTTTTAAAGACATGACCAACACCTTCTTTCACCAATCACAGCACTCTATGATTGTTTTTCCTTACAAAATTGTCCCAATAACCTTTTGGCATCACTTTTAGCGGTTTTTGTTGCAGATTCCGTTCCAATACAGGAAGGACAGCCGCTATCACAAGAGCAATTTTCAATCATTGATATCGTTTCCTTAAGTATGAGCTCAGAATTTTCATAGACTTTATCACTCAAGCCAATCCCTCCTGGATAACTATCATAGATAAAAATCGTCGGTTTTTCATTGTGTGCCGCCTTAACCTGGGGATACACATGGATGTCATGGGGATCGCACATAACATAAAGCGGAATCATGCAATTAAGTGCATGGGAAGCACCTATCATTCCTTGCTCGATCCGGTTTTCGTCCCATTCAAATATGTCCGGCTCCATTGAAAGCATCGCTGAATTGGTATGTAATTCCATTTCAGGGAGGGTGATCGGGCCTGAGCCAATATTTTCATGCGTCTCGAATTTGATCTTTTTGAAGATCGTCGGCATCGCCCGGATGGCCACATCACCAAAGGCCGCAGAGGTCGAAGCGAAAGTTCGCTGTTTATCCACTTCCAATACAGACAGCTGCACAGCTAGGTTAGCATCCGTATAATAATCCACGTTGACTTCTCGTACAAATGCTTTCTTTTCTTCCCAATCCAGTTTTTCGACCTGAAACTGCGTGCCTTGGTGCAAATAGATCGCTTCGTCGTGAAGGAGGGTCATTGCACTGAATGTATCCATTTCTCCAATGACCTTATTGCCCGGGGCATTGGTTTGATCGATGATTACGACATTTTCCTGGGCAGCGGAACGAAGGCTGATATTGCTTGCAGGAAATGCATCGTTCATCCAATGCCATTTGTCTCCATTTTGATGCAATACCCTTTCTTCGGCAAGAAATTCCAACACCTCCATGATTTCTGCCTTTCCGAACGTGTCGCCTTTTTTAAACGGAAGCTCATATGCCGCACACTTGACATGATCCACCAAGATCAAAAGGTTATCCGGATTGATTCTTGCCGTTTCCGGATTTCTGTTAAAGAAATAATCGGGATGCTGTACGATATACTGATCAAGGGCACTGGAGCTTCCGACCATGATGATCAGCGCTTCACCATGCCTTCTGCCTGCGCGGCCGGCCTGTTGCCAGGCACTCGATATCGAACCAGGATAACCGGTCATGATGCAAACTTGAAGCTGACCTATATCCACTCCCAGCTCCAGGGCATTTGTTGATATCACACCATATATGGAGCCGTCCCTCAAGCCTTGTTCAATTTCCCTGCGCTGAGTGGGAAGGTAGCCGCCACGGTAGCCCCTGATTGCTTTCGGCCCAAGCTGCTTCGATACAAGTTCCTGCAAATACGTCAGCAGGATTTCCACACGAACCCTGCTCCGGGCAAAGACGATCGTCTGAATTTTATTCTTCAAAAACTCATTCGCAAGCCTCCTGACCTCCAAAACCGCACTTCTTCTAATATTCAACGGTTTATTAACGATTGGCGGATTATAAAAGACAAAGTGTTTTTTTCCGCTCGGAGCCCCATTATTATCGACAAGGACCATCGGTGTTTCCGTCAGCTCCACAGCCAACTCTTTTGGATTATTGATGGTTGCGGACGTACACACGAATACAGGATCGCTTCCATAAAACCTGCAGATCCTCTTTAGCCTTCGAATGACATTTGCCGTATGACTCCCGAAAACACCCCGGTAAATATGAAGTTCATCGATGATCACGTACTTCAGGTTTTCAAAAAGGGAGACCCATTTCGTATGGTGCGGCAGGATTCCGGAATGAAGCATATCGGGATTGGTGATAACGATATGCCCAGCCTGACGGATTTTTTGCCTAATATTAGAGGGCGTATCCCCATCGTACGTATAGCTATTTATGTGGGCGTCCATTTCGTGGATCATTTCGTTCAATTCGCTTTTTTGATCGTAACTAAGCGCTTTTGTAGGAAAAATATAAAGCGCCCTCGCTTTTTCATCTTCCAGTATTT
Coding sequences within:
- the gpsB gene encoding cell division regulator GpsB — its product is MLSDKIKLTAKDILEKDFKTAMRGYKPEDVDQFLDLIIKDYEVFHQEIEDLKQENLKLKKHAEESTKRPNQPAPSATPGTTNFDILKRLSNLEKHVFGNKLFD
- a CDS encoding ribonuclease H-like domain-containing protein, whose product is MSLKNKLNRMKKHMNIEPVKHAPPIAENAEAVKDIPYLEKWLENDTASYHFDGDYCFIREVRYPLDHKHGIYAFSELNKIVREWNQAPLSHPLSTKGRKSEELFFFDTETTGLGGGAGNTIFLLGYAYIEGEEVVVKQHILREPGSEIPLYQSFLESINYETLVTYNGKSFDWPQLKTRHTLIKEHVPKLPEFGHFDLYHASRRLWKNKLERVKLSAVETDILGVHRLDDIPGYLAPMIYFDFVERKDPEILFGIMKHNEMDVLSLITLYIHLSRKILQMDGYTEESMEIARWLDYLGKKQESADAYEKILVAGNEEERIMAGHALAFQKKKQKQYNEALDIWKEVALKGNVQLRVAARIECAKLFEHQFKDIPAALECAVAAQQEMMAKGQGLAAEKKQIELEKRIRRLEQKEKSKDLADGARKSAVPINE
- a CDS encoding spore coat protein; amino-acid sequence: MNFRNCGGNNSNVMGAYNNNNANVMGAYNNNNANVMGVSNNNNVMGVSNNNNVMGVSNNNNVMGVSNNNNSNVMGAYSQPMQYGPTQTLPSQMAPAQVNPTKQYVNTNVSNTVIPVVHPSHTTTVNKHVNTYKHYFPHTQSVVNECYNQNLICGKPHNPCCPPRHYGY
- a CDS encoding cold-shock protein, producing the protein MEQGKVKWFNAEKGFGFIEREGGDDVFVHFSAIQGEGFKTLEEGQDVTFDVEQGQRGPQASNVNKA
- a CDS encoding DEAD/DEAH box helicase, which codes for MKLRKNLQEIITDLKTNEGFNENIVHWQVIEAKEAKQVPFPERLDEKIKQALNKRGINGLYTHQATAFENAVNGNSLVAVTPTASGKTLCYNLPVLQKILEDEKARALYIFPTKALSYDQKSELNEMIHEMDAHINSYTYDGDTPSNIRQKIRQAGHIVITNPDMLHSGILPHHTKWVSLFENLKYVIIDELHIYRGVFGSHTANVIRRLKRICRFYGSDPVFVCTSATINNPKELAVELTETPMVLVDNNGAPSGKKHFVFYNPPIVNKPLNIRRSAVLEVRRLANEFLKNKIQTIVFARSRVRVEILLTYLQELVSKQLGPKAIRGYRGGYLPTQRREIEQGLRDGSIYGVISTNALELGVDIGQLQVCIMTGYPGSISSAWQQAGRAGRRHGEALIIMVGSSSALDQYIVQHPDYFFNRNPETARINPDNLLILVDHVKCAAYELPFKKGDTFGKAEIMEVLEFLAEERVLHQNGDKWHWMNDAFPASNISLRSAAQENVVIIDQTNAPGNKVIGEMDTFSAMTLLHDEAIYLHQGTQFQVEKLDWEEKKAFVREVNVDYYTDANLAVQLSVLEVDKQRTFASTSAAFGDVAIRAMPTIFKKIKFETHENIGSGPITLPEMELHTNSAMLSMEPDIFEWDENRIEQGMIGASHALNCMIPLYVMCDPHDIHVYPQVKAAHNEKPTIFIYDSYPGGIGLSDKVYENSELILKETISMIENCSCDSGCPSCIGTESATKTAKSDAKRLLGQFCKEKQS
- a CDS encoding ATP-dependent DNA helicase; amino-acid sequence: MLKTLPFSVTKEDSFYDKLSEWIGDVFYDILPEKGFELRDEQIFMAFQLEKAFKEKNVSFAEAGVGTGKTLVYLLYAICYARYTNKPAIISCADETLIEQLVKEEGDIEKIKNALGIEVDVRLAKYHDQYVCLKKLEHAVNHEDSEGIDQLYDELPKFVHDNSSMNAYTAYGDRKQYPYLNDEDWSKVGWDQLQNCFTCDKRHRCGQTLSRDHYRKSSDLIICSHDFFMEHVWTKEKRKREGQLPLLPEHSCVVFDEGHLLEFAAQKALTYKVGEQTLASVLELLTGNQVREETLYIIEDLIDINEEFFDLLDEKAIHVSGSNRYEIPMSKQITSFAQKLHKKVEELEESLVFEAEMYTINDYDLKVTEEYLEQLGYSLSLFVKDEQAVSWFEENEMTKTLVIMPRLVQDILAEQVFSKKIPYIFSSATLSDNKSFQYIADSLGIEKYDSFSVESPFDYDEVMKMNMPVFENGDQMAKLQYTLKTIEENEGRTLVLFHSKEELHWFKDHCPESAYPFYFEGEAEISDLVKKFQEDEQSSLFSYHLWEGLDVPGPSLQNVVIHSLPFPPRDPVFEAKRNSVADAFEEVDLPYMLLRLRQGIGRLIRTSDDSGTVQILTEKNLSEQVKDKIVSVLPVTL
- a CDS encoding carboxypeptidase M32, with the protein product MNKKGIELIEKEFKEYIKKIAAYKEALALIFWDLRTGAPKKGVEQRSEVVGVLSSEVFNMSTSNEMESFITELAMGEASLSPTTNKMVQECKKEFVRNKKIPADEFKEFVILQSRSESAWEEAREKADFSLFQPYLEQIVAYTRKFVEYWGYEGQKYNTLLDMYEPGMTVDILDKVFSELRASIVPLVKQIAASEHQPETAFLYKKFPKDKQHQLNLAVLEQLGYDFKAGRLDETVHPFATGINRGDVRVTTRYDENDFRGAIFGTIHECGHAIYEQNIAEELTGTLLDEGTSMGIHESQSLFFENFIGRNYSFWKNKYSLLKEFAPGQFDDVTLDDFYRGINESKPSLIRIEADELTYPLHIMIRYELEKALFNGELEVKDLPKVWNEKYKEYLGIVPENDAMGVLQDVHWSDGSFGYFPSYALGYMYAAQIKQSMLKDLPEFDALLESGNMEPIRKWLNDHVHKYGKTKKPLEILEETTGEGLNVQYLIQYLESKYKKVYKIQ
- a CDS encoding DUF1273 domain-containing protein is translated as MKVLYLTGYKAFEFGIFKNDHEAVKYIKKAIEQRLLPLVEDGLEWVIISGQLGTELWGAEVVFDMRKHYDQLKLGVLTPFLKQEESWNETNQEYYRSILARADFVESIFNKPYEGPQQLKIKNKYMIHKSDAMLIIFEAEKDGSAKYPYYEALKKAENQPYPIYQVNFDDLQMAAEEGNWTGE
- a CDS encoding class I SAM-dependent RNA methyltransferase; this translates as MKQFDIIATSAMGLESIVAKEVRDLGYDCQVENGKIMYKGDQSAIARSNLWLRSADRVKIKVGEFKAYSFDELFEKTKALNWEDYLSADVEFPVSGKSVKSQLYSVPDCQAIVKKAIVDRLKSKYKQVSWFAETGPLFKIEVSILKDVVTLTMDTSGAGLHKRGYRTGQGEAPLKETLAAALIMLTNWKPEKPFIDPFCGSGTIPIEAALIGQNIAPGFNREFVAETWSWMDGKVWDEARNEAEDLADYDQHLDITGCDIDHRMVDIAKANSFEAGLGDLVEFKQMQVRDISTRKEYGVIVGNPPYGERLGEKKAVEQMYREMGQAFKKLDTWSVYMITSNPDFEQHYGKPATKKRKLFNGFIRADLYQYWGKRPPRQPRVEE